The following are encoded in a window of Flavobacterium sp. WC2421 genomic DNA:
- a CDS encoding rubredoxin, which produces MELTRLIVKGGVISPGELRNIVNMGLEQGLKDFSFGSRQDIIFPKGFNNLYTDTKEGHQVIFPDQKSGNNIVSSYVSTDIFRNTNWLTGNKFLYILEQFKEHPVLKVNITDPKQQLVPLFTGHINFIASEHEDYWFLYIRLPNWERMEVYPVLIYSWDISKFYYEIERIVSEESCGIDMIFSLVSEALDTNNRTIDKPLNIPFYPFPYYEGMNRLGIDQYWLGLYWRNNLYDLEFLKEMCDLCFDCKIGKICITPWKSFVVKGIPKDRKLDWEKFLGKKGINVRHSLLELNWHLPVAMDWALNLKTFLVRTLDQFDISTYGLTFGISDYNREGHYFTSIVVEKNEMPKDLASIKIRDTYNVLYAKNFDPNSRTYIVHAQDVDKLELPTILIELSRKYFEELGNSVSEIDTATAVKKEKKELDVHQCKECLTVYNAEYGDIEQGIEKGTLFKDLPVNYCCSLCEAPKSNFITLNLEKLDAI; this is translated from the coding sequence ATGGAACTAACGAGATTAATAGTAAAAGGAGGCGTTATTTCACCTGGTGAATTACGAAACATTGTAAATATGGGCTTGGAACAAGGGCTCAAAGATTTTTCTTTTGGATCCAGACAAGATATTATTTTTCCAAAAGGATTTAATAATTTATATACGGATACAAAAGAAGGACATCAAGTTATTTTTCCAGATCAAAAAAGCGGGAATAACATTGTTTCTTCTTATGTCTCTACCGATATTTTTAGAAATACAAATTGGCTTACAGGAAACAAATTCCTTTATATATTAGAACAATTCAAAGAACATCCTGTATTAAAAGTGAACATTACCGACCCTAAGCAGCAGTTGGTTCCTTTGTTTACAGGACATATTAACTTTATAGCTTCAGAGCATGAAGATTACTGGTTTCTATACATTCGCTTGCCCAATTGGGAGCGCATGGAAGTGTATCCAGTATTAATTTACAGCTGGGATATTTCAAAATTTTATTATGAAATAGAACGCATTGTAAGCGAAGAATCTTGCGGAATTGACATGATTTTTAGTTTGGTGAGTGAAGCTTTGGATACCAATAATAGAACCATTGACAAACCTTTAAACATACCCTTTTATCCGTTTCCTTACTATGAAGGAATGAATCGATTGGGTATAGATCAATATTGGTTGGGTTTGTATTGGAGAAACAACTTATACGATTTAGAGTTCTTAAAAGAAATGTGTGATTTGTGTTTTGACTGTAAAATAGGAAAAATATGTATTACACCTTGGAAATCATTTGTGGTAAAAGGAATCCCAAAAGACCGCAAATTAGACTGGGAAAAATTCTTAGGAAAGAAAGGAATCAATGTCCGTCATTCGTTATTAGAACTCAACTGGCATTTACCAGTAGCGATGGATTGGGCGTTGAATCTAAAAACGTTCTTAGTTCGTACTTTAGATCAATTTGATATTAGTACGTATGGACTTACTTTTGGAATCTCCGATTACAACCGAGAGGGTCATTACTTCACTTCTATTGTCGTAGAAAAAAATGAGATGCCTAAAGATCTAGCTTCCATAAAAATCAGAGATACGTATAATGTGCTTTACGCCAAAAATTTTGATCCTAATAGTCGCACGTATATTGTTCATGCACAAGATGTAGACAAACTGGAATTGCCTACGATTTTGATAGAATTAAGTAGGAAATATTTTGAAGAGTTAGGCAACTCTGTGTCTGAAATTGATACGGCAACAGCAGTCAAAAAAGAAAAAAAAGAACTCGATGTACATCAATGTAAAGAATGCTTAACGGTTTATAATGCCGAATACGGAGATATAGAACAAGGCATTGAAAAAGGAACTTTATTTAAGGATTTACCTGTGAATTATTGTTGTTCTTTATGTGAAGCACCAAAATCCAATTTTATCACGTTAAATCTTGAAAAACTGGATGCGATTTAA
- a CDS encoding molybdopterin-dependent oxidoreductase, translating into MQNPEIKTTCSYCGVGCGIIVTNDSKNGVTVRGDENHPVNRGMLCSKGMNLHYVANDTSDRILYPEMRWSKSHPMERVSWDAAMDRAAAVFSSIIKKHGPDSVGFYISGQCLTEEYYLVNKLVKGFLKTNNIDTNSRLCMSSAVVGYKKTFGEDSVPIAYDDIELADTFLITGANPAWCHPILFRRLEQHKEKNPKVKIIVIDPRRTDTAATADLHLQIIPGSDIILYHALAKCIIERGYTDADFIKNNTENYLAYRALVLSTSLEKASKLCGISVSDIKLAADLIGKAEGFLSLWAMGLNQSAIGVDKNTALLNISLLTGHVGKPGSGPFSLTGQPNAMGGREVGGMANLLAVHKDLANPVHRQEVADFWGVDSISEKPGFTATEMFEALESGKMKAIWVICTNPLVSLPDSRRVEKALAKAKFVVVQEISHNADTAKHADLLLPAAAWLEKEGTMTNSERRISYLPKGINAPGEALSDIDILLRFAKKMNFNGFNFNNTEEVYKEYCQMTKNTNIDISYLNYNRLKNEGTFQWPVPDYGHPGTPRLFTDKKFFTPSQKAIFNLPTAIENTSEQPNDQFPFILTTGRVRDQWHTMTKTGKVSRLMTHIPSPFLEINPIDAFKASIKNGDIVMVTSKNGAVRVKAKVTDSIKETVVFLPMHWGKQLENDLNRTNNLTNTLVDPISKEPDFKYTTVSVAKYIKPFQKIAIIGAGAAAFRFIQNYREINTTDEIIIFSNEINPFYNRVLLPEYVTAELSWDKLLKIKDDALGKLNITMKSGIGINAINTSDKTVVDSQGITHTFDNLILATGSRPFIPENAQLHLPGRFTIRKKEDADRLKNYLDNTKLAPEEQHVVIVGGGLLGLELAAALKHKKVKITIIQRASRLMERQLDRISSKLLAEEVQIRDIQIYFDNEVSTVFETDNENEIEIALKSGRILTANAIVYTIGTIPNIEIAKESGINCGRGVKVNQYLQSSNPDIYAIGEIAEFNNRLFGITSAAEEQADILANYLAGDISSFYKGSVLMNILKLEDINLCSIGEIEIPENDDSYEEIVFADLKQRYYKKCIVKNDLLVGAILMGDKNEFAEFKSMIESKIELSDKRNSLLRGSSNAKPVLGKLVCSCSQVGSGNIEEAIKSGTTNFTELCRSTGAGLGCGSCKTEVKEILSKIK; encoded by the coding sequence ATGCAAAATCCAGAAATTAAAACAACTTGTTCGTATTGTGGTGTAGGCTGTGGGATTATTGTAACCAATGATTCTAAAAATGGCGTAACCGTTCGTGGAGATGAAAATCATCCTGTAAATAGAGGAATGCTTTGTTCTAAGGGGATGAACTTGCATTATGTAGCCAATGATACTTCGGATAGAATCCTGTACCCAGAAATGCGATGGAGTAAATCCCATCCCATGGAAAGAGTGAGTTGGGATGCGGCGATGGATCGTGCGGCAGCGGTTTTTTCTTCCATAATAAAAAAACACGGTCCAGATAGTGTTGGTTTTTACATCTCTGGGCAATGCCTTACTGAAGAATATTACTTAGTAAATAAACTGGTAAAAGGATTTCTAAAAACCAATAATATAGATACTAACTCCCGCTTGTGCATGAGCTCAGCAGTTGTGGGATACAAAAAAACATTTGGAGAAGACTCCGTTCCTATTGCCTATGACGATATTGAACTGGCGGATACTTTTTTAATCACAGGTGCTAATCCAGCTTGGTGTCACCCTATTCTTTTTAGAAGACTTGAACAGCATAAAGAGAAAAATCCTAAGGTAAAAATAATTGTTATAGACCCAAGAAGAACAGATACTGCAGCAACTGCCGATCTACATCTTCAAATTATTCCAGGATCTGATATTATTTTATACCATGCCTTAGCTAAATGCATTATAGAAAGAGGCTATACGGATGCTGATTTTATAAAAAACAATACCGAAAATTACCTAGCATACAGAGCGCTTGTTTTATCTACCTCATTAGAAAAAGCATCTAAACTTTGTGGAATTTCTGTTAGTGATATTAAACTAGCAGCTGATTTAATAGGTAAAGCAGAAGGATTTCTTTCGCTTTGGGCCATGGGATTGAATCAAAGCGCGATTGGAGTCGATAAAAACACTGCCTTATTGAATATTTCACTGTTAACCGGTCATGTAGGAAAACCTGGGTCTGGTCCCTTTTCATTAACGGGCCAGCCCAATGCTATGGGAGGTCGTGAAGTAGGTGGAATGGCTAATTTATTAGCAGTTCATAAAGATTTAGCAAATCCTGTGCACCGACAAGAAGTAGCTGATTTTTGGGGAGTAGACTCCATATCCGAAAAACCAGGATTTACGGCAACCGAAATGTTTGAAGCGCTTGAATCTGGAAAAATGAAAGCCATCTGGGTAATTTGCACCAATCCTTTGGTGAGTTTACCTGATTCTCGAAGAGTAGAGAAAGCTTTGGCGAAAGCCAAATTTGTAGTCGTTCAAGAAATATCACACAATGCAGATACGGCTAAACATGCCGACTTACTTTTACCAGCAGCAGCTTGGCTAGAAAAAGAAGGGACTATGACCAACTCGGAGCGACGAATTTCTTACTTACCAAAAGGAATTAATGCACCTGGTGAAGCTTTATCAGATATTGACATCCTACTTCGTTTTGCTAAAAAAATGAATTTCAATGGCTTCAATTTCAATAATACCGAAGAAGTATACAAGGAATATTGTCAAATGACAAAAAACACTAATATTGATATTTCTTATTTAAATTACAACCGATTAAAAAACGAAGGTACTTTTCAATGGCCCGTTCCTGATTATGGACATCCTGGAACCCCTCGCCTATTTACTGATAAAAAATTCTTTACGCCTTCGCAAAAAGCAATTTTCAATCTCCCAACAGCTATTGAAAATACGTCAGAGCAACCCAATGACCAGTTCCCCTTTATACTTACAACAGGACGTGTAAGAGATCAATGGCATACAATGACCAAGACAGGAAAAGTGTCGCGCTTAATGACGCATATTCCGAGTCCTTTTCTAGAAATAAATCCTATTGATGCTTTTAAAGCGTCCATTAAAAATGGAGATATCGTTATGGTTACCAGTAAAAATGGTGCTGTACGCGTAAAAGCAAAAGTGACGGACAGCATTAAAGAAACCGTGGTGTTTTTACCGATGCATTGGGGAAAACAATTAGAAAACGATTTGAATCGTACCAATAATTTAACGAATACTCTTGTTGATCCCATTTCTAAAGAGCCTGATTTTAAATATACCACGGTATCCGTAGCTAAATACATTAAACCGTTCCAAAAAATTGCTATTATTGGCGCTGGAGCAGCTGCCTTTCGATTCATACAGAATTATAGAGAAATCAACACTACTGATGAAATAATAATATTCTCTAATGAAATTAACCCGTTTTACAACCGTGTTTTATTACCTGAATATGTCACTGCTGAGTTGTCTTGGGATAAATTATTAAAAATAAAAGATGACGCTTTAGGCAAATTGAATATCACGATGAAGTCTGGCATTGGGATAAATGCTATTAATACTTCTGATAAAACAGTGGTGGATAGCCAAGGCATCACACATACTTTTGACAATTTAATACTAGCCACAGGAAGTCGCCCTTTTATTCCAGAAAACGCACAATTGCATTTACCTGGCCGCTTTACCATAAGAAAAAAAGAAGATGCAGACCGACTGAAAAACTATCTAGACAATACTAAATTAGCTCCCGAAGAGCAACACGTAGTGATTGTAGGAGGTGGTTTATTAGGTTTAGAATTAGCCGCTGCACTGAAACATAAAAAAGTCAAGATTACTATTATCCAAAGAGCATCCCGTTTAATGGAACGCCAACTGGATCGTATTTCCAGTAAATTATTAGCCGAAGAAGTGCAAATTAGAGACATACAAATCTATTTTGATAATGAAGTGAGTACCGTATTTGAAACTGATAATGAAAATGAAATTGAAATCGCTTTAAAAAGTGGACGAATTCTTACCGCAAATGCTATCGTATATACTATTGGAACTATCCCAAATATTGAAATAGCCAAAGAATCTGGGATTAATTGCGGACGCGGTGTAAAAGTAAATCAGTACTTGCAATCGTCTAATCCTGATATCTATGCCATTGGTGAAATAGCCGAATTCAACAATCGTTTGTTCGGAATTACCTCAGCGGCAGAAGAACAAGCTGATATTTTAGCCAATTATTTAGCTGGAGATATTAGCAGTTTTTATAAAGGTTCTGTTTTAATGAATATCTTAAAACTAGAAGACATCAATCTTTGTAGTATTGGTGAAATCGAAATCCCCGAAAATGATGATTCCTATGAAGAAATTGTTTTTGCCGACTTGAAACAACGCTACTATAAAAAATGCATCGTTAAAAATGATTTATTAGTAGGCGCTATTTTGATGGGCGATAAAAATGAATTTGCCGAGTTCAAAAGCATGATTGAAAGCAAAATCGAATTATCCGACAAGAGAAACTCCTTATTGCGAGGAAGCTCCAATGCAAAGCCTGTTTTAGGAAAACTCGTTTGTTCTTGCAGTCAAGTAGGAAGTGGCAATATTGAAGAAGCCATAAAAAGTGGAACTACTAATTTTACAGAATTATGTAGAAGTACCGGAGCTGGTTTAGGCTGCGGAAGTTGTAAAACAGAAGTAAAGGAAATATTATCAAAAATAAAATAG
- a CDS encoding ABC transporter ATP-binding protein yields MKESILEKDIINRDPLGFEKYMLELSNLTKIYPTPNGDFIVLENLNLKIKEGEFVSIIGHSGCGKTTLLSMIAGLNPISGGQIILNGSPITGPGPDRGVIFQSPSLLPWMSALENVLLGVEKVFANATKKQRLDICKYYLSKVGLDGSFDKKAKDLSQGMKQRVGIARALALKPQILLLDEPFGMLDSLTRGELQDVLLEVLNKEKTTGIMITHDVDESIFLADRVIMMTSGPKAQIGDILDITYERPRNRKAILEHPTYYDNREHLINFLEH; encoded by the coding sequence ATGAAAGAGTCCATATTAGAAAAAGATATAATAAATCGTGATCCATTGGGATTTGAAAAATACATGTTGGAGTTATCTAATTTAACCAAAATTTATCCTACTCCAAATGGTGATTTTATAGTATTGGAGAATCTAAATTTAAAAATTAAAGAAGGTGAATTTGTTTCTATAATTGGGCACTCTGGTTGCGGAAAAACAACATTGCTTTCTATGATTGCAGGTTTAAATCCAATATCAGGAGGCCAAATTATATTAAATGGCTCCCCAATTACAGGTCCTGGACCAGATAGAGGAGTAATCTTTCAATCTCCTAGTTTATTGCCCTGGATGAGTGCCCTAGAAAATGTTTTACTAGGTGTAGAAAAAGTTTTTGCAAATGCAACCAAAAAACAACGCTTAGACATTTGTAAATATTACCTAAGTAAAGTAGGTCTCGATGGCTCCTTTGACAAAAAAGCAAAAGACCTATCGCAAGGAATGAAGCAAAGAGTTGGAATTGCAAGAGCATTGGCTTTAAAACCGCAAATTTTACTTTTAGATGAACCTTTCGGAATGCTTGATTCTTTAACTAGAGGGGAACTTCAAGATGTATTGTTAGAGGTATTAAACAAAGAAAAAACAACTGGAATAATGATTACCCATGATGTCGATGAGTCCATTTTCTTGGCAGACAGAGTGATTATGATGACCTCAGGACCTAAAGCACAAATAGGAGATATTCTAGACATTACCTATGAAAGACCTCGAAATAGAAAAGCCATATTAGAACATCCCACCTATTATGACAACCGTGAACATCTAATTAATTTCTTAGAACATTAA